The Triticum urartu cultivar G1812 chromosome 6, Tu2.1, whole genome shotgun sequence genome includes the window ggAGTGTGACTGTGATACCTGGGGTTCTGCTGGTGGGCGCGGTTGTAGGGGCGGaggtagtggtggtggtggtggtgcacGGGATGTAGTCGGCGCCCCAAAATTTGCTGCAGCCTTTGGCGACACGCCCAAACAGCCCTCCGCCACGATCCGATCCTACTTTGCATCTCTGACGACTGACGCTGGTGGATTCCTTCAGCACTAGCGCCACCTGAACTTGCTCGTGGTGGATCTCTCCGATAGAACTCACCGACAGATTTACCTTGGCCTATACCTGATCCAACCGCGAGACTTGCTCTTCGAATTTAGCATCCAGCCCGTCAAGACGAGTCTGAATCACCTCAATCCCATCCACCTTCGCCTGAAGTACCTAGTCTGCGTGCTCGGCTTGaacggtgccgttgtcacttcctCTGAATTCGACCGAACACTGATCTCGAATTTACAGTCGACTGcacaaggcaatcaaccagtcgATGTTACTGGTGAATCTCGAGTTTGTGAAGCGCGATCAGGACCAACGAAGCTTTGAATACCAATTGTAATACCTGAACCCTAGGGTAGCCAGAAGAATTGGGGATCGGAGGAGATGAGTTCAACttggagaggaagaaggaaggtaGGAGAAGCAATGTTTCATTTCTCATCAATCGATGCCTGTTAGTTGTTACAGACTAGACTCGGAGCTTATATCCTCGCTCGTACATGGGCCTGTGCCGTAAAGGTTGGTCACTTACTCACACACTCAGCCCACACGCATACTGTATCCTATCGGGCACTTTTCGCCACAGTAGATAGTCTGGCACGCTTCAGTGACAGCTCACTTGCGTTGACATCAATACATAAACAAGGTGGCTTTCTGAAGCTAACACCCTAAACCTCAAGGCAATTTCCAGAGCCGTTGCGGCTCCGGTATTTCATGAGCCGCTACAATCTAACGAAAGACCAAACCAGGCAACACCCCTAGGGGAAAGCAACAAGCACGCCACTGACACCCGCTCAAGTAAAACCGAAACTTGTTGTTTCACCTGGAGAGCCGAGACTCAAATGACAAGCCGGTCACGGCTATGGCGATGAGGGGCAGTGACATGCACCCATCGGCTAGGTTTCAACAAATAATTGATTTGCGAGAGACTTTCATCAGATAGCCTATTTTTTAAATGGCTTTTAATAGAGAGGATTCTACTGGGCAAGGTTCGCTCTATTGTTTTTTACAAACAAGATTCATTCCATTCCCAGGTCAAAAGGGGCAACACACTACGTCCCCAGCTCACCGAAGAACAGGGGTATATATGCATTGTCGGTACGTTTCATTTCTCAAGAAGACGACTCAAATTCAGAGATGCTGTTGGACTAGCGTACAAATTCAAACACACAAAGAATGAAACGTCATGGGCATAAGCAGAGATCGTGGCACATGAGCAAACAACGCCGAAAAATATTTGTACACACGGAAAATAGTGCATACAATGCAAGCAAATGAACTGCAAGATTCAGAGACAGGGCAAACGGTAAGCAAGTTCATTTCTCTTCCTGCCAGTTTGAATATTGCCTACGTGAATCACTAAACAGACGGCAATTCACAGTTGAGAAGATTAATTCCATTTCTGCATACAGAATGGACGAACCTGCAGCGAATAATCCATTTCTGCATCTCAGACAACGAAATCCTAACTCTTGATACCTGTAGAGAAATCAATACCATCAGCCAGACTGATTTGTAATATCCCAACTTATCTCGCAATTTTTGTTTGACTCAAACACTGGAAATTGCGCCAGAAGCTCAAAACTGAATTAAGTCAGCATTACTGGACAAAACCAGCATTATATAGGAGATCAATTAATTTGTAGCAGCACACCTTCATTTCCTACTGTTAGCATATTCTCAAGTTTTTCGCTGCATCTGGTCTTGTCATTTTTTTTCAGGTGTTCAGTACAACAAATATTAAACATCCATATTGATCGAAATTGAAGAAAGTAGACTGCACAGAAACCACATGCTTTTAGAAAAACAGGGGCCTGCCCCAGTACCGTTTTCATCGAAAACAAAACCAACATTCGAACAGAGTGCCAGTACGCAGGGAATGGCCGAATGCCAACCCAGCAGAGCACAAAGAAATCGTAGTTTGGATCAGAAAAAACTATATTGGATGTTATCTGAGTTAAACTAACAAATAGAGCCATGCTGAGAAAATATATAACCAAACCGCTTAAGATTAACATAATTATACAATAACAACTGCAAGCGATCTTAAGGTATTATAACGATCCTGAATGAGCAATAATGTGAAAGAAATTGCAAGCCCATATTAATCAAATAAAGTTTAAAGCCAAATACTAGGACATTGTTAGTTATCAAATATTTGCATTGATGGAAAAACAAATAAATCATCCTCGAACTTGAAACTTGACATACACACAGGAAAAACTCAATTCAATGTAGCAACCAGCAaaagtaaaaaacaaaaaaaaaatacCCTGGAAGGACAGGAAAGAAAAAATATTCCATTCGGCTACTACTAACAGATAGTTACCTGCTCAGTCAATACATCATGATAGTATGCCTATCCGGAAAAATCATATTATGTATTGTGCAAGAGTTTAACTCCATCGTGTCCACCCCCAATGCCCATGTCTACAAGAATAGGAAGTCCAGGAACCAACGAGATTCCAACGAACAGTTAAATGCATACAAGGGGGCACTAACTAGATTTATGCACACTACTACATAATTCCAGAAAACAATTCAGCTGTATCTGATAATGAAATTTTTGAATATGGCAATAGGCCCGCAACAATAAAAAATAGTTCGCTAATTATATACAGAATTTGCCAATCCGCCTCAAATATATTATTTCTGCCAGTCATTCTGTTCGTTGTTTTACTCTATGAACATCTAAAGAATAAACGGATAAAGTGTTTGCTACCTCTGACTCGAAGCACATAACTCAACAATAACAACACGAGAATATCAAATAACTTGGTTTCTCTTTACCTGCAGTATAGACACCTTCGAATGGATAATAGCGACGCCAGGAGAAACTGTGGTGGGATTCGAAAAGTTTCTTTAACTGTGATGATTTAAACTGAAGCATGAAAATGTCACCGATAAATGCCCACAGTAACACCACATTGTTGTCCTCGGCAAACCCAAGTATCCTTGCCTCCTCTGAATTCATGGAAAGTAGCTTGTCTAGTGCAACAGTTCTTCCCAGCACCCATGAAGCTACACCATCACAGTCCGTCTTCTTCTTCCATAACTGGATGCAGTTCTCCGAAATGAAGAGGAAACCAAGGCCACCACCCTCAGCCTGCATAACCGTGAGCAAGCAACTGCCGACATCGATGATTTCCACTGGCACATTTATCACACTTAGGCTCTGCCTATCCAAATTAAATTCAAGTATTCCAAACCAATTCACAGAAAGCAACCAGTAAAGGGAATTCCCAACCATCACAGAGCACATGTCATGGTAAACCATGGTGGGTACATGAGGATCGTCGGCCAGAAGCAGTGTCCACACCAGATTACTCCATAGACCAGTCTCCGACGAGTACACCGAGGCGACAGCCTGTGTAAGTTTTATGTCGCTGTTGCCAACCAAGACAACCTGGAAGTGGTTGGCTTCTTCGGGAGCACGAAGCACCGCTCCGTTAATCACGGTTTCCTCCTTGTCGAACCCTGGGGGAATGTCTAGGCGGTGCTGGTCACCCGTGAGGGGGTCCCATGCCAGGAGCTGGTTCCGCGTCCAAAGGAAGATGAGCATGAGGCCATGGCGGCATCCGAGGATCATGACGGTGCCGCCGGTGTCGATGGGAAAGGGGAAGCGGGTTTGCGGGACGCGATTGGGGGCCTCCAGCGTAGGTTCGAAATGGACGGTGTAGAGAGTTTGGACGAAGCAGCCGAGGAGGGGAGGGTTGCGGCGGTGGTGCTCGCGGAAGCGGCGGAGAAATCGGGGGTCGGATACGATGCGTCGCCAGAGCTTACAGGCGAGGGACGCGCGGGGGAGGAATGAGGGCAGCGGGGGGAGGCGGAGGAGGATCTCGGAGAGGAGGTCTTCGTCGTCCAGTggcgccgccgccgacgacctaGGGCGGCTGCGGGGGCTGCTCATCTCCTCACCGATGCGCGATCTGCAGGCTCTCCAAcgagacaatgaagaagaagaagagcccAAAAGAAAGGGAAGCCCAGAACAAGGTTGGAGAATGAAGCCCACGGAGAGTGTAAATCCCAAGAAGGTTTTGAAGCTTGTGAATTTTCAGGGAAATAAAATCTCAAAACAACATACATAGTGATACGTAGGGATGGCGAACCAATCTCTGATTgagatggttaggtggacagtggtatcctcaacccatcagggttcaaatcctgatactcgcatttatcctggatttatttcaggaatTCCGGCGATACGCTTTCAGTgggatatgccggctcagtctctcggaggtgcttataggggtagggtgtgcgtgtgtgcgttcatagggatgagtgtatgcgcgtttatatgagcgcttgcgtctgtatTGTGTTCAAAAAAAAAGATACGTAGGGATGTACCGGGTCAACCTACTTATTTTTTCATAATAACCTTCTAAAAATATGCTTTCTTCAAGTTATTGGGAATTTCCTTCAAACGTGCAAGTTCAAAATGTTGTGTGTACTGGTGTGGCCTTCTAAAACATATAAACCATGTTCCACCACCGTCGTCGCAGTGAACATGATGTTGTTGTATGGTTAAGAAATGAAGTACATGTGGCTTTATTCCACCAAAAAACTCTTTCTCCACATACCGCTTTTTAAAATAACTCGCAATATCAATAGATCTGGATTTTTTATACACATGTACATATAGATGCAAGTATGTCTTTATAAAATTCCACTGCTACAAATTTATTTTCTGGAATGCACACAAACAACATTGATACATATTTTTGTTTGTGATAGCGATGATGTTTTTGAGTTTTGGTCgcacctctcctctctctttccgtGCTTTTGAACTCTTTATTTATACCCGGCTCATCAATGAATCATTATTTCGGCATCCTTTCTTTCAAGCAATTTGTCCCCTGGTATTGTTGTATATTCAGCAAACAGTCTTTTAATTCTGCCATTGGGATGTGAGGGTCATGCGATTGCGACTTTGTCAAACATCTCTGCTGCAGGTTTTTCACTAGAGGCTTGTAAGAATACACCGATGTGAATGGGTGATCAAGAAACTACAAGTTTGGTCGAACTTGATGTAACTTTGTTTATACCGAGGCTCCCGGTTGGCCGTGTTTTTTCATACTACAATTTAGACCCTTTGTACCATCTTTCTTTGATCAATAAAAATCATTTCATCCGTTTCAATGCTATATATATATCCATTTGAGCGTCAACTAATTTTGGACGGAGAGAGTATATCATTGCCGAGAAGGCCTTGTTAAATGGGGCTTTTGAGTTGGGTTGATCTATTGGATTATGGAGTGTGTGACGTATATCAAGTACTCTGTGAAATTGAACAAGAAATTATTGAAAGAATTTTCGCCTGCTCGAGGCCTCCCACGAAGTGGTTCATTGTccctattattattattattattattattattattattattattattattatctgtTGTTGATGCACTCTCTCCTCTGATGAAAAGGAAGTGGCTGATGGGGGCTAGTACCTTTTAAAATTTGTCGGCGGACATCAGGTATCTTTCACCTGGTCTTCGCTGATAACTCCTTGTTGTTTTTGTATGCTAATGTGGGACAAGCCAATATTATAAAGAATGTTTTGAACACATATGTGCATCCTTGTCTGGACAACATGTGAATCCGTGAAAGTGTTCCATTCTTGTTTTTTCTGTGGCATGTTTGTTGAAAAAAAAGAAATTTTGGAGCTCTCTCGTGGAGTCTCTGAACCGGGGGCAATGCACGAAGGTAAAATccaatcactacaaaaaataaTTAGAAAGAGACTAATTGACCGCGGAGAGAAGTATTCCTCTTCCAAGGCAAAAGAGGTGTTAATTGAGTCCAACCAATGTTTTAAGTGTGTTTAGGCTGCCCGCATTTATTTGTGACGAGCTCAAGAATTTGACATGACGATTCTGACAAAGATATTTCTTTTTGAAACGGCGGCAAAAGATTTGTCTCGTCTCACTTAATAAGAAGTGGAGAGCAAAGTCTGTTTGTTACATGACCACAAAGGTCAAACAAAAAACACAAAGGGATCACTCTCCCGGTAAAATGTTACTCAGAAATTTTGCCCCTGCAAGCACCCAGAGTATCGCCTCCGCCTTGATCGACGCAATAACGTGTGAGGGTAAGGAGGCCTTTTTGCGAAACACATTTGCGTTCCTTTCATTCCAAAGTGCCCAACAGACTAACATCTTCAAAGAATTATAGGCCTT containing:
- the LOC125515684 gene encoding uncharacterized protein LOC125515684, yielding MSSPRSRPRSSAAAPLDDEDLLSEILLRLPPLPSFLPRASLACKLWRRIVSDPRFLRRFREHHRRNPPLLGCFVQTLYTVHFEPTLEAPNRVPQTRFPFPIDTGGTVMILGCRHGLMLIFLWTRNQLLAWDPLTGDQHRLDIPPGFDKEETVINGAVLRAPEEANHFQVVLVGNSDIKLTQAVASVYSSETGLWSNLVWTLLLADDPHVPTMVYHDMCSVMVGNSLYWLLSVNWFGILEFNLDRQSLSVINVPVEIIDVGSCLLTVMQAEGGGLGFLFISENCIQLWKKKTDCDGVASWVLGRTVALDKLLSMNSEEARILGFAEDNNVVLLWAFIGDIFMLQFKSSQLKKLFESHHSFSWRRYYPFEGVYTAGIKS